A region from the Rhizoctonia solani chromosome 13, complete sequence genome encodes:
- a CDS encoding Fungal specific transcription factor domain, giving the protein MHTKLTGMSNNAIVTTKYLLSSLNNVVEELSVGPQHRSFVSTDPEKSITTLSIGFDEREEELPQRSPSLSMCGTQDPSNIQELAETNSHNRKPHSMTPGQASLFDALLSLAKQDEDHDSSTVPSHTVTQTNLACSPIESKPDKHGNECSVSGNSKASDDVNNNFTRMISLDRNVESNTLPFILNAYAFWATQMMFDPLRVIQIGRTYVFRQYEASESARWKLKLVSDFTWAAGSSTIYDLDDLPSFTVFQTHMCQQFLAATTNYSRGTLDQPTAADIFIFGHELFSMAFKYLPLSNILSLMQLSAPIFRRACPGPQDEFVHLPSLLLQSNLSLRYFATFDILMSVIMNRPMFFRYDVAFTQDVPESKMHIQDYLGMQWFYGVPDRLVITLARMNALREDCGDCVDTATIRELELEIAGFRPVLGLSEEPSLLVSRLVVQECWRQAAYIYLYMGLCGAESIDSRVRLAQARFMELFRGVKPGRNPDVFLILPIIMLGVATHSVEEQDAIHQRMMNQPECSRRPTSGNDIIKILNEIWSRPKRLGPVVWHDLRLACLRVVGM; this is encoded by the exons ATGCATACCAAATTAACCGGGATGAGTAACAATGCAATCGTGACCACAAAATACCTACTGTCCTCGTTGAACAATGTAGTTGAAGAATTGAGTGTTGGCCCACAACATCGTTCATTTGTCTCTACCGATCCAG AGAAATCTATTACCACTCTGAGCATAGGATTCGATGAGAGGGAAGAAGAACTTCCTCAGAGGTCACCCTCACTTAGCATGTGCGGCACGCAAGACCCAAGCAACATACAGGAACTGGCGGAAACAAACTCCCATAATCGAAAACCCCATTCAATGACACCAGGTCAAGCAAGTCTTTTTGATGCCTTGCTTAGTCTCGCAAAACAAGACGAAGATCACGATTCCTCGACTGTGCCTTCCCATACAGTTACTCAAACAAATCTAGCGTGTTCTCCCATCGAGTCAAAACCAGATAAACATGGCAACGAATGCAGTGTTTCCGGAAATTCCAAAGCTTCGGACGATGTGAATAATAATTTCACAAGGATGATATCCTTGGATCGGAATGTTGAAAGCAACACGTTGCCATTTATCCTAAATGCGT ACGCATTTTGGGCTACACAAATGATGTTCGATCCCCTTCGGGTTATCCAGATAGGGCGTACATATGTCTTTCGTCAATATGAAGCCTCAGAATCGGCGAGATGGAAGTTGAAGCTAGTCTCAGATTTCACGTGGGCTGCTGGGAGTAGCACCATATATGATCTTGATGACCTACCGAGTTTTACCGTCTTCCAGACTCACATGTGTCAGCAATTCCTGGCAGCCACTACTAACTATTCACGCGGAACCCTGGATCAACCCACTGCTGCTGACATATTTATCTTCGGGCACGAG CTCTTTTCAATGGCGTTCAAATACTTGCCACTATCGAATATCCTATCGCTCATGCAACTCAGTGCTCCCATCTTTCGTCGTGCATGCCCGGGCCCCCAAGATGAGTTTGTGCACCTGCCGAGCTTATTACTTCAAAGTAATCTATCGCTCCGATACTTTGCCACATTCGACATTTTGATGAGCGTCATCATGAATCGCCCCATGTTCTTCCGATACGACGTTGCATTCACACAAGATGTACCCGAATCCAAAATGCACATTCAGGATTACCTTGGGATGCAATGGTTTTATGGCGTCCCCGATAGATTGGTAATAACCCTGGCTCGAATGAATGCTCTACGAGAAGACTGTGGTGATTGCGTTGATACAGCAACAATCCGAGAGCTGGAATTGGAGATTGCGGGCTTCCGACCCGTACTGGGGCTATCAGAGGAGCCATCGTTGCTAGTGAGCAGGCTTGTCGTACAGGAATGTTGGCGCCAGGCCGCATACATTTACTTATACATG GGTCTATGTGGAGCAGAATCTATCGATTCTAGAGTCAGGCTTGCACAAGCGAGGTTTATGGAACTCTTCCGGGGAGTAAAGCCGGGGAGGAACCCCGATGTGTTTTTGATTCTTCCAATCATCATG TTAGGCGTAGCCACACACTCGGTAGAAGAACAAGACGCGATCCACCAACGTATGATGAATCAACCCGAGTGTTCGCGTCGGCCCACTTCAGGGAACGATATCATAAAAATACTGAACGAGATATGGTCGCGACCAAAACGTCTGGGTCCAGTGGTATGGCATGACCTTCGACTGGCATGCTTGCGTGTCGTTGGTATGTAA
- a CDS encoding transmembrane and coiled-coil 2 domain protein: protein MSLPNDQLVISPSLGKRPATGMKRLARTAHLHEVELDTQRRLRMQEEPAEKDNDIDHSNHDTEPLDASSMLDSAQSNDASRTSDIRHLVKQQGGAPARKVPAGVLGRRFAPTQPQYPDNGTEWEDTDVDLDVEDPMQEIIVEENMHVPRVPRLVSPPTPRTWGARRKARGFSVDTGSAIRMQCA, encoded by the coding sequence ATGTCCTTACCGAACGACCAATTGGTTATCTCCCCTAGCCTAGGCAAGCGTCCCGCTACAGGGATGAAGCGCTTGGCCCGAACAGCACATCTCCATGAGGTTGAGTTGGATACTCAACGAAGGCTGCGCATGCAGGAGGAGCCGGCCGAGAAAGATAACGATATTGACCACTCAAATCACGATACAGAGCCACTTGATGCGTCGTCAATGCTCGACAGTGCTCAATCCAATGATGCGAGTAGGACCAGCGACATTCGTCACCTTGTTAAACAACAAGGGGGCGCACCGGCCCGCAAAGTTCCCGCTGGTGTACTTGGCCGTCGTTTTGCGCCGACCCAGCCACAGTATCCAGACAACGGGACGGAATGGGAAGACACTGACGTGGATCTTGATGTGGAGGATCCTATGCAGGAAATAATTGTTGAAGAAAACATGCATGTTCCTCGTGTTCCTCGACTCGTCTCCCCTCCTACTCCTCGAACGTGGGGGGCTAGACGCAAGGCAAGGGGATTCTCCGTCGACACTGGGTCAGCAATTCGGATGCAATGCGCATAG